In Campylobacter showae, the genomic stretch CTTAAACACTGATCTAGCGGCACCCAAAAAGCTTTTAAACGAGTATTTAAAGAACCCAAAACTAACTAAAAACGACGCAGATTTTTTATCGAGCGCACAAAAACTGATCGGCCACTACGAGCAGGCGCAAAAGCTTTACCGCGATATAATTTCGCTTGAAATTTACAATAAACTATCCGACCTCAAAGAAAGTAGCGAGCGCTACATACAAAACGTCTTATCGAATTTACGTAGGACGATGGCGCTAGTATTTGTGTTGTTTGGGCTTGCGTCGATATTTGTTTATATTTCTTATGCTAGAGCTAGAAACAATATCAGACTACTAAACCGTTTCGAGCAAGCCGTCGATAATAGCTTTAACGCCATAACCTTTACCGACCTAGATAGAAAGGTCAAATACGTAAATAAAATTTTCGAGCAAAATTTCGGATATAAATTTGAGGAACTAAAAGATCAAAATATAAACATCATAAAGTCCCATCAGCACTCAAACGAATTTTATCAAGATATGCTAAAAACGATAGAATCGGATCAAATTTGGCGAGCCGACGAGCTAATAAGCAGAACAAAAAGCGGCGAACTCATATACGAGCAGGTTATTTTCTCTCCGCTTTTTAACGAAAGCGGCGACAAAGACGGCTACATGTCGATCAAATTTGATAAAACCAAAGAGATCGCGATGACAAAAGAGCTCGAAAACAAAAACAAAGAGCTGAAAAACGAAGCGCTAAAAGACAAGCTAACGGGGCTTGGTAGTTATTTTGCTCTGACGCAAAGGATGGAGCAGGGCTCGGGCGGCATGATCATCTATATAAACATTAACAACTTTATGGATTTTCGGTTTTTTTATAAAACAAAGACCGTGGACGCCATCATTGCTTCATTTGCGACGACGCTTCAGCTTTGTATCGACACTTATAAGATTGACGCGAACATTTATAGAGTGCAGTTTGATGAGTTTTGTATCTGGTACGGCGGTGACGATGCAGAGCGGGTCGTACGTAAATTTATCGATTATTTTAAGGCAAATAATCTCTATATCACGGTTGAGGGGGCACGCGAGTTTATCCCTAATATCAAAATAACCATCGGCGTTAGCCTGCCTCAAGACACTCCGCAAACAAACCGCCTAACTCAAGCCATGCTAGCTCACCACGAAGCTAAGCAAAACGGCGAAACGGTGCAGTTTTACACCGAAAACAGCCACATAGAGCAGCAGTATTACCACAACCAAATCATGTCGCGCACCATCGAAAACGCGCTATATAACGATACCGTGATCGTCGAGTGTCAGCCGATCTACGACGTATCTGGTGAAACGGCGCGGGTCAAATACTACGAAGTGCTCGTGCGCCTCATCGACGAAAACGGCAAGATCCGCTATCCGGGCGAGTTTTTGGACATAGCAAAGAAAATTTCGCTTTATAACGATATCACGAAAAAGGTCATCGAGCACGTATTTAGGCTAGTTGAGAAGTTTACGAATACAAGCTTTTCTATGAACCTTTCTAGCAGCGATATCGCAAACGAAAGCATAAGGGATCTCATCGAGAAAAAGCTACGCGTCTGCTCAAGGCCTGAGCACGTGTATTTTGAGATATTAGAGAGCGAGGGCGTGGATGATTATAAGATCGTAAATGACTTCATCAACAAGATCCGCGCCTACGACTGCAAAATTTCGATCGATGATTTCGGTAGCGGCTACTCAAACTACTACCGCATCCTAGAGCTTGATATCGACACGATCAAGATCGATGGCTCGATCATCAAAAAGCTACCTTACGACAAAAATGCTAGGTATCTACTGCAAACTATCATCGACTTTGCCGGAAGACAGGGCTACAACGTCGTGGCGGAGTTTGTTAGCTCAGAGGAGATCCTCGCCGAGATAAAGAAATTTGGCATCAAATACGCGCAAGGGTTTTTGCTGGGCAAGCCGACCTCGCCTAGCAATATCGAGGAGTAAAACGCGCGGTGGCTTTGAGCCGTTAAATTTAGCTCGTCTTAGTCAAATTTGCCCGCTCAAATTTGACTAATCCTGTATCCAGACCGCCAAAAATCCGAGCAAAAATATAACCAAAAATAATCCCGCCTGAAAATAGAAATTCTTTTTTAAATTTTCGTTTATCAAAGCGCAAAGCTCGGAAATAAAGATGTATAGCTCGCTCACGCATATCCTTTGGGCGCAAATTTTACGTCAAATTTGCCGCCCTCGCAGAGTCAAATTTGAGTGAGCCATTAAAAAGCGGCTCAAATTTAGCTTGGATTATAAATTTGAGCTTGGCTCGTCTTTAAATTTCCTTCTAACAAAAGTGGCGCAAACCACAAACGAAACTGCCGTCAAAGCGTAAAATATATAGCTAGAAATAGGATTTGCGCGGGTCTCGCCCTCTTTTAGCTTTTTAACCGAAACGGCGTTTCTAAACATATCAAACATCGCGATGCGCCAGCCATAGTATTTGATCTGCGCCCTGCCTTCGCCCACTAGACTCTGGGCTGCGGCTTGGACGTCGGCGGAGTTAAATTTAAAATAAAGCGACAAGCCCCAGCCCGTGTCTTCGTTGCGATACGGCATCACCTTCGTGCCGTTTAGCTCCCGCGTGTAGATGAAGTACACGTCGCGCGTCGGGCCGTCGGCCGGGTTTTGCGCGTCGATGAAGCCGTCTTTGTCCATGCGCTTGACCTCGCCGCCCGTGATGATCGCCTCGTCGTAGTGCGGGAAAGCGTAGTTTATCGCCGTAAATACCAAGGCATGCAGAGCAAACAGAAAGCTAATTATGAAAATTCGGAGGTATTTTTTAAATTTTTGCATTTTCGTCCTTTGGGGCGAATTGTACAAGATAGAAGTTTAGAAGAAGCTAAGCCCCTAAAGCAGGGGCTTAGGCGGATTAGGCTTTGGCCTTGCAGCCGCAGCTTCCCGCGATAAATTTAAGAATCTGGATAAAGAAGCAAACGCCGCCGATAATGAAGATCGTATCGCCGATCATCCTTAGCCAGCGTAAATTTTGCAAGTGATCCATCTGCAAAAACTCTGCGCTTCTAGCGTACCACATGCCAACGTCTATCGCGGCGACGGCTTGATAAAGACCGATCGGGAGCAGCGACGCTAAAATCATTAGCATTAGACCCGCATTTAGCGACCAAAAGCCCACTTTCATAAGCTTGTCGTTAAATTCTTGCCCTTTGAAAAGGTAAAGCGCCACGAGCCAAACAAAGCCCAAAGCCAAAAATCCGTAAACGCCAAACAGCGCCGCGTGTCCGTGCACCGAGGTGGTGTTTAGACCCTGGATGTAGAACAAAAATAGCGGCGGGTTGATAAGGAAGCCAAACACGCCCGCGCCCAGCATATTCCAAAACGCCACCGCTATAAAGCAGTAAAGCGGCCATTTGAGATTTTTCGCCCAGCTTTGCGCGAACTGAAGCGAATACTGATGAAACGCCTCGGCTCCAAGAAGCACCAAAGGCACGACCTCAAGCGCGGAAAAGCTAGCGCCCACAGCCATGATCGGAGTGGTCGTTCCCGCAAAATAAAGGTGGTGGAAAGTGCCAGGGATACCGCCAATCAAAAACAAGCTAGCGCTTGCCAAGGTCGAATAGGTCGCGAATTTTTTGCCAACTAAGCCTAAAGATGCGAACACGAACGCAAGAGAAGCGGTCGCAAACACCTCGAAAAAGCCCTCGACCCAAAGGTGAACGACCCACCAGCGCCAGTATTCCATCACCGGTAGCGGGCTTCTTTGACCGTAAAATAGCCCCGCGCCGTAGAAAAGTCCCACCGCGATAGCAGAAGCCGTAAAGATAGCTAGCAGGTTTTTATCGCCATCAGCCTTAAATCCACCGACGAATCCACGAAGCACAAGCGCCATCCAGATAACAAGACCGACAAACAAAATAAGCTGCCAAACTCTGCCAAGCTCGATATACTCGTATCCTTGGTGACCAAGCCAAAAGCTCAGGCTAGTATCCATCTTGCCCGCTATCGCCATGTATTCGCCGATAAAGCTGCCCACGACTAGGAAAAGTAGTGCGTAAAATAGCAAATCAACGCCTAGTTTTTGAAATTTAGGATCCTTGCCGCCGTTGATGATAGGCGCTAGGAAAAGTCCGGCTGCCAAAAAGCCCGTCGCGATCCAGAAAATGCTCGCCTGGATGTGCCAAGTGCGCGCCAAAGAGTACGGGATGTACTGGGATAAATTTATGCCGTAAAACTCCTGCCCCTCGACTGTGTAGTGCGCCACGAAGCCGCCTATCATGATCTGGAAAACAAAAAGAGCTAGCGCTACAAAAAGGTATTTGCCAAGCGCCTTTTGAGACGGGGTCAAATTTAGCCTTGAGAGCGGATCGGCGTCGATAGGAGCGAGTTTCTCGTGATCTTTTTCTCCGTAGAAATTTGAAAACCAAACTAGTAAGCCAACGCCCGCAACCAAAATCGTAACGCTGATAATCGTCCAAAATACGTTTTCTTTCGTCGGAACGTTGTCGATTAGCGGCTCGTGCGGCCAGTTGTTCGTGTACGTAGCCTCGCTATTTGGGCGATTCGTCGCCGTAGCCCAGGTCGCCCAGAAGAAGAAATCATTTAGCTGCTCGCGGTTTTCCTCTTTGGCTAACGTGTTGTTTTTCATCGCGTAGTTTTCGCGTAGTTTTTGGTATTTCGGATCGTTGCCAAAAAGCCCGTTATACTCGTCGCGTACTACCTTTGCTGCGGCGATCCTCTCGTCGCTGATCGTTATAACGCCGTTTTTTAGCGTATTCGTGCGATATTCGCTCTTTGTTAGAGCCTTGATGTTGGCTTGTTGCTCGGCGCTTAGAGCGTCAAATTTGGCTCCGTAAAGCTGATTTGCCTTTATATCCATAAACGCGACTAGCTCTTTATGTAGCCAATCAGCCGTCCAGTCAGGCGCTTGATACGCTCCGTGTCCCCACACCGAGCCCACCTGCATACCGCCGATGCTTTGCCAGGCCTCTTGGCCTTTATAAATTTGCTCTTGCTCGACTATTATTTTGCCGTTTTTATCGGCAAAACTCACTACCGGCGGCGCTTCGCGATAAACCTCTACGCCGTAATAGCCCAGTATCCCGAAGGCGATAGTAACGACTGCTACCAGCGCCCACCAATACTTCTTGTATTCACGCATACTTTGTCTCCTTTTGAAAAATTCGTATAAAGTTTATCCAAAATAAATTTGCACAAAAATGATGTATATCAATAAAAGGATAAAATCTGTCCTTAAAATATTGCTTATTTTAAAAATGTATAATTACGAAAATATATTTTGGGGGATTTTATGCTTAAATTCGAGATTGTTTATAAATTTTGCC encodes the following:
- a CDS encoding nitric-oxide reductase large subunit; this encodes MREYKKYWWALVAVVTIAFGILGYYGVEVYREAPPVVSFADKNGKIIVEQEQIYKGQEAWQSIGGMQVGSVWGHGAYQAPDWTADWLHKELVAFMDIKANQLYGAKFDALSAEQQANIKALTKSEYRTNTLKNGVITISDERIAAAKVVRDEYNGLFGNDPKYQKLRENYAMKNNTLAKEENREQLNDFFFWATWATATNRPNSEATYTNNWPHEPLIDNVPTKENVFWTIISVTILVAGVGLLVWFSNFYGEKDHEKLAPIDADPLSRLNLTPSQKALGKYLFVALALFVFQIMIGGFVAHYTVEGQEFYGINLSQYIPYSLARTWHIQASIFWIATGFLAAGLFLAPIINGGKDPKFQKLGVDLLFYALLFLVVGSFIGEYMAIAGKMDTSLSFWLGHQGYEYIELGRVWQLILFVGLVIWMALVLRGFVGGFKADGDKNLLAIFTASAIAVGLFYGAGLFYGQRSPLPVMEYWRWWVVHLWVEGFFEVFATASLAFVFASLGLVGKKFATYSTLASASLFLIGGIPGTFHHLYFAGTTTPIMAVGASFSALEVVPLVLLGAEAFHQYSLQFAQSWAKNLKWPLYCFIAVAFWNMLGAGVFGFLINPPLFLFYIQGLNTTSVHGHAALFGVYGFLALGFVWLVALYLFKGQEFNDKLMKVGFWSLNAGLMLMILASLLPIGLYQAVAAIDVGMWYARSAEFLQMDHLQNLRWLRMIGDTIFIIGGVCFFIQILKFIAGSCGCKAKA
- a CDS encoding EAL domain-containing protein, producing MKHKIIFHKILFFTIVCIVFFGTVMTYKATKDLVTAYEWKGTIESVMDANDEANFLLEKSLLEADYDAIMRHTAEFQKALKKLDSSNLISFEKLALNEKTFSELEEAVEKRVELTDKFNSVTIMAKLVYNEIILKFEALDGLYFNELMSQILMFRYDLNTDLAAPKKLLNEYLKNPKLTKNDADFLSSAQKLIGHYEQAQKLYRDIISLEIYNKLSDLKESSERYIQNVLSNLRRTMALVFVLFGLASIFVYISYARARNNIRLLNRFEQAVDNSFNAITFTDLDRKVKYVNKIFEQNFGYKFEELKDQNINIIKSHQHSNEFYQDMLKTIESDQIWRADELISRTKSGELIYEQVIFSPLFNESGDKDGYMSIKFDKTKEIAMTKELENKNKELKNEALKDKLTGLGSYFALTQRMEQGSGGMIIYININNFMDFRFFYKTKTVDAIIASFATTLQLCIDTYKIDANIYRVQFDEFCIWYGGDDAERVVRKFIDYFKANNLYITVEGAREFIPNIKITIGVSLPQDTPQTNRLTQAMLAHHEAKQNGETVQFYTENSHIEQQYYHNQIMSRTIENALYNDTVIVECQPIYDVSGETARVKYYEVLVRLIDENGKIRYPGEFLDIAKKISLYNDITKKVIEHVFRLVEKFTNTSFSMNLSSSDIANESIRDLIEKKLRVCSRPEHVYFEILESEGVDDYKIVNDFINKIRAYDCKISIDDFGSGYSNYYRILELDIDTIKIDGSIIKKLPYDKNARYLLQTIIDFAGRQGYNVVAEFVSSEEILAEIKKFGIKYAQGFLLGKPTSPSNIEE
- a CDS encoding DUF1523 family protein encodes the protein MQKFKKYLRIFIISFLFALHALVFTAINYAFPHYDEAIITGGEVKRMDKDGFIDAQNPADGPTRDVYFIYTRELNGTKVMPYRNEDTGWGLSLYFKFNSADVQAAAQSLVGEGRAQIKYYGWRIAMFDMFRNAVSVKKLKEGETRANPISSYIFYALTAVSFVVCATFVRRKFKDEPSSNL